The genomic interval ATAGCGAAGAATTTTTGTTAACTTTTCTAAATGGGTCATTTTTTTATTTAGTATTTCACTGCTTTCTCTTAACGCAAATTCCATATCACCATGCTGCTCAGCAAAGTAAAGATAACTCAATACATCATGATGAAAATGAAGGTTTGAAAGTGCATGACGAAATGAATGCCCAGCAGAAAGCATGCCCATACATTGCATCAAATCTTCTTTTTTGGTGCCACTTTCATTTACACGAAGAAAGTTTAACGCCTCATTTAACGTGTAACCCTTTTCGAGTAAGCTGCTTAAACGTTTTAAAATGGAAGCTTGATCCTTTAAACTCCATTTTTTTCTAGTCTTCATAACTGTACACCCATCTGTTATATGCATCGGGATATAGGTAGCCAAGGGCAATCCCTTTTTTTATGACATCCTTTAAAGTTGGATAGTAATAGTCAGACACTTCACCCTTCGCTTCCTTTACGACAGCATTGAGATTCTTCCCAAATAGTAATTCATAAATACTCAAACGTCTTTTTTTCCTTAGTTTTTTACAATAAGGAGAACAAACTCCATCACAAAACGGACATTTCAGCTGAACTAGGCGCTGAGCTGATACAGCAATTAAGGTTTGTTCGATTTCAGATATACTCACATCGAATTCAAGTAATCGATAAATGGCTCCCTTTGCGTCACGAGTATGCATTGTGGAGAGTACCAAGTGGCCTGTTAAACTTGCACGAATTGCGATTTGTGCTGTTTCGCGATCACGAATTTCACCAACCATAATGATGTCCGGGTCGTGTCTTAAAATCGCCTTTAGTCCTGCAGCATATGTAATACCTGCTTTTTCATTAACCTGTACTTGCATGACCTCCTCACTCTTTGTTTCAACTGGGTCTTCAAGTGTAATAATATTTCGATTAAAGTGGCGTTTTGCATAATGAATGAGTGAATATAGTGTTGTCGTTTTCCCCGATCCGGTTAGAAATGTAATTGGGGACAACTTTATTTTAAATAAAAAATCCAAAGGTTATTTACCTAAGGATTTAAGATAAGTTGCAGTATTAAGTATTGCTTCTTTTGAAGGTTTATTTGTAGAAATTACTGTTATTTTTATATCCTTCTTTATTGTTGTATTATCCATTATTTCAGTTCCCCCAATTGATTAGATGTGCTTTCACACCTGAAACAACAATTGCTGGAACTTCAGACATAAATTTTTTAAACACGTTGAAGCGTACAAGCGAATTAACTTTTCATTCGTGGGTACTGCATCAACTCATTTCAATACAGATCGTTTTACAGACAAAAAAAAGAAGCACCTACAGGTTCGGGATGAATGAACAAGTAAGTGCTTTTTGTTTTGCAAATTAATATTCAATTAGATGATTCCTTTTTCACGTGCATCCGAAACAACACGCTGAAGTCGTTCAGGTGTCCTTCCGTAAGATAAAGCATCATATACAGTTTGATGTTCAACAAGAAGGTTTTCATGACCTTCACCAACAGAAACCATTGATAGTGTATCATGTGAACCTGAAGTATAACTTCTTACTTGTAAGCCAAGCTTAATTTTAAGTTGTTCTAGTTTAAAAGCTGGTTCTGCAATCTTTTTATAGCGTTCCCTAGCTTCAACCATTTTGTTAAGGTATGCATTCTTTGCATTCAGTAATTCCATTTGAATCCTTCTTATTTCAGCTTGTTGTTCCTTTGAATATTTTCCTTTTTCAGCTTCCAATTCTCCAAGAACTGAATGAATATCTTCTGTTTTATAGCGGTCTATTAAAGAAATTTCTTCTTGCAATGCAACAACCTTTGATTTTAAAGCATCTACTTTTACCTTTTCAGCATTAAAAGCTTCCTCTGAAACCTGATTTAAAAGCTTCATCTTGTGTAAGTCTGTAAGCATCTTCTGTTTATCTTGAAGTTCAAGGTTTATTTCAAGAAGTTCAGCTTCCTTTTGTTCTAGTGCTTTCATGTAAGAAGCTTCAGTTTCATCAACCTTTGTAAATAGTCCGTTTAACTTGTTTAATAATTTACTCATGCTTTTCACCTTTTCCGTTCAATTTTACAGCTAAATCCGCCACTGCCTTAGAAAGAAGTTGTAATTGTTCATCAGTTGTTAGTGGTTCAGGTGGTAATTTCGCCGCTTCTTCCATCTCTTTTTGACGTTTTGCTTCTTCTTCAGCTTTACGTATTTCTTCAAAACCAGCTTGTAAGTCTTTCATTGGTTGTTGTCTTTCTTCATACAATTTTTGGAAATTATATTTAATAGGTTCATTATTAATCATTGTTCAACATCCCCTTTGTTTGTTTAATTTGTTGCAGTTAATCTACCAATTAAAGCATTTTTACGTTCTTCAACGGTTTTATTTTCACCAGCTTTTTCATGTGCTGGTTGAATACCAAGTTCTTTCATTCTTTCTTGTTTTTCAGCTTCAACAACATAAGAAAATGTGTTCAGATACAGTTCTATTTCCTTCACTGAAGCGTTTTGTTTAGTTGCCATTTGCATAATTTTCTTTTTTACAATTTGGTATGCTTCCCTTTCATCATCTGAAACAATAGTTCCACCAAGTGCAGTTAAATAGCTTTCAAACTTTTCATCATTTTTCCACTCGTAAAAGGTTTTGGTACTTTTACCGTACTTACTGCAAAATTCTTGAACACTAATTCCTGTTTCGTGTCGTTCTTTTACAAAAGCTTTTGCAAGGTTTACTTGTTCTTCAGATAAACCTGAAGGAACTGGTATTTGTTTTTGTTTGAACTGTTCACCCATTACTTTTCACACCCCTTTTTTCTTGTGTAAACTATTGCAGTTGTTATTCCATATTTTGCTGGTGAAACGTTCACCCATTTATTTATTGACCTTTGTACTTCATCTTTGTAAAGATCGGTTACTAACATCTTTTCAACTAACTGTAAAGCACGTTTTTCATTTGTCTTTTTTCTTTCCAGTTCATAATGTAGTTCCTGAAGATCAGCTAGTAATCTACTTTTTTCTTTTTCTGCCAAACAAATAAAGGTTTCAAGATGTCCTTTATAAATTGATACTGGTACTTGATAAGTAAATGTAAATTCTTTAACTGCTTCTATTACTTCAGAAAGGATAACTGCAATAATTACTTTCTGTTCATTCAGTGTCCCACTTATTATGGATTTTTCGATATATTGAAGGTTTTGTTTAATACTGTTCATTGTTCTATTTTTTGTGTTTATTGCTTCCATTATCGAACCACCGACCAATCTTTCTTTACAGTTTTCATTTTGCGACTTTCAAAAACTGAATGAAGCAATGCAATATCTTGACCACTAATACCTTCAGTACCAAAAACAGAAAGAATTTTTTGTTCTGTATGTGGTTGTAATTCAATTACACCAGCTTCAATTTTTGATATTAACGTTTGATGAACTCCAACACGTTTTGCAAGATCAGCTTGTGAAAGGTTTGTAATACTTCTTAAATGGCGAATTAATTCTGTGTTCATGGTTATACACCCCTTATTAGTTAGTTATTAAAATATGAATTAATAGACAAAAGAAAAAGATGCCAAAATTAATCAGCACCCACACATGAAAGGAAAAATAAGTTTTAAACGAATGAATTACACAATTAATATGAAACATCCATTTTATGAAAGTTTTCAATCTGTTTATCATTTCAAGATACTATTAAACTTTCCTACATATATAGGGTTCTCGAATAACCGCTAAAGTAAGACAACTAAAGGAAAATCAACGTAGTATAAAATTTTTTCTGTATTTATTTCAGTGGATTTTGCAGTTTCATCTTCTGTTAATTCTGATATACCATTTCAAGTTCTGTATGTATGCTGAAGGTATCAGGAAAGGACCAGCTTCAAAAAATTGTGTTTATTTGTATGAAACGGTAACTTCCAAACTGAACTAGGGTACGTCACCCGTTGGGTGGGTGTCTAATATCACGACTTGCAATGTTGAATATTAATTTTCAAAAGTAATAACAACTGAAGATGCTGAAACATAATCAATTAATCTTTTAACTTCATTACTGAAACAAGATCAATCAATTACTTTGTTATGTTCAGAACAATTATAGTTATATTGGTTATTGTTTACTTGGTTATTGTTAAGTTAAAAGTTTTTATACAGAACAGAATAAAGAATCTTTAACAGATACCATTAAAGAATATTAAACAAGTGACAACACCTTAATTTAAAGTGTCGTAACTTAAAAAGATTTGACACCGTTTCAATTGCATAGTAATATCAGTATATCAAACGGTGTCATAACTTAGTGTCATAAATGAACTTCTGAAATGGGGAATACATATGAAATACGGATATGCACGTGTAAGTACCGTATCACAAGATTTAGAATCACAATTACAAGCACTTAAAGCTGAAGGTTGTGAAGTGATCTATTCAGAAAAGTTTACTGGAACTAAAAAGGATAGACCACAATTTCAAGAACTTCTTTCAGTGTTAAAAGCTGGTGATACTTTAACAGTTACTAAACTTGATAGATTTGCAAGATCAGCTTCAGATGCAATAGAAACGGTTAGGGAACTGTTTAATAAAGATGTAAAGGTCCACATACTGAATATGGGTATCGTTGAAAATACACCTACTGGAAAGCTTATATTCACCATATTAAGTGGGTTTGCGGAATTTGAAAGGGATATGATTATTGAACGTACACAAGAAGGTAAAGCAATAGCAAAGCAGAAAGCAGACTTTAAAGAAGGTAGACCGAATAAATTTAGTAAGAAGCAAATAGAACACGCTTTACAGTTGTTAGAAACACATTCATATAAACAAGTGGAAGAAATAACTGGAATCAGTAAATCAACTTTAATACGTGCAAAGAAGAAGCTAGTTTGAAAAAACTGGTTTCTTTTTTGTTTGAACAATAATATTCAATAATATAATTGAAAAATATTCTCAATGATTTTCTTTTACGTGCATCCGGTTCATTTCATGCAGTTCCTACCGTTAATTGTGACAGTTGTGAACGTGTAAATGTTACAGTTTTGTTACAAATGAAAAATCTTGTCTTACTTGGGGTATTTTTACCGTACCTATTAGTAGAGAAAACGAGATAACGGTATTACGGTAAACTTATTAAGTTTTCGGTTTTAACTTCTGATAAATAACCGTTAATAATAAGCCTAACGGCTTAGTTCTTCACTTCGTTCAGAACATATAAATAAAAATATTGATTCTGAAATAGGGATTTGCTGAACATAGTGAAGCAAATTACGAACGTAGTGAGTAATAAGAACGGTAATACTGTTTATTCTTCAGAAATAAATAATATTAATAACATTAATGAATAAGTGTATTCATCTTCTATACCAAAAACAAAACCCCTTGCTACTGTTCCTTTACTGGAATGATTGCATGGGGTTCTTTTTTACGTTTATACTAAAAATCCAATTCTTCTAGGCTTTTCTTTTGTAATTTTAAACTGGCATCCAGTCCTGATAATAGGTTATAAAAAATCCACGGATAAAATATATCTTTATCATAATTCGGTTTTTGGTCTGGTCTGTTATGTCTTAAATTAAATCCATTCAGAACATTAAATAAATCATTCTCATCTTTATTATTTAAACTAAGCTTCTTTGTTTTTTGTAGTTTTTCAAGTACCCCACCAATTTCTAATATTGCACTTCTTTTATCTGTTTCATCAGCTTTGTGGTGGAAAAACTTTTTTTTTGCAACTTGTACTGTATCTTCTGACACATCATCATTAATAAATTCTTGTTTTGAATCAAGTAATTCTTCTAAACCATTATCAACTAATTCCCTGATATAACCTTCTTCTGTAAGTTCATATCCGTTTTGATAGTTATTCAAAATCCTATTGAATTCTTCTCTAAATTCATTCCTTCCAGCTTCTTTATCATATTGGTTACTATTTGAAATTGGTTCCGAAACAAAATCATAGAAAAGTTCAATTAAATCAAAAACATCTTCTTCACGATAGAACAAATCAGCATCAATGGGAACTAAATCTCTTTTACCTATTCTCTTAAACACAAAAGTATCAAAGCTATTTGCAATTAAACCCCTTTGCCAATTTCCCCATTTATCATGGTATCCAATAAGTTCTTCAAATAGTTTTTTCTCACTTAATTCATAATAAGTTTGTACAAACAGTTCACTTAATTCGCTTTCATTGTACTTATCACGTTGTCTTAAATTGTGCCTTTCAGAATAATATCTTTTATCACTCACAATAATTCCCCACTTTTATAAATTTTTCCATCAATTAAATTATACATAATTAGAAAACAAATTAAACAAAAAAACCCACTGCAACGAATACAGAAGGTTTTGATGCTTATTATTTATAAGTTATTTTTATTGTTGGTTCAGTGCTTCCTTTTTCATATGTCCAGTATATTTTTTCAATTAACAGATGTAACATTCTATTTATTTCTTCATCAGTTAAGCCGTCACCTTCTAATATTTCCCACTTATCATAAAGTCGTTCTATTATCTTTAATTGTTCTTGTAGACCAACTTTTTTGA from Metabacillus sediminilitoris carries:
- a CDS encoding phBC6A51 family helix-turn-helix protein, with the translated sequence MGEQFKQKQIPVPSGLSEEQVNLAKAFVKERHETGISVQEFCSKYGKSTKTFYEWKNDEKFESYLTALGGTIVSDDEREAYQIVKKKIMQMATKQNASVKEIELYLNTFSYVVEAEKQERMKELGIQPAHEKAGENKTVEERKNALIGRLTATN
- a CDS encoding helix-turn-helix domain-containing protein → MNTELIRHLRSITNLSQADLAKRVGVHQTLISKIEAGVIELQPHTEQKILSVFGTEGISGQDIALLHSVFESRKMKTVKKDWSVVR
- a CDS encoding recombinase family protein, with the protein product MKYGYARVSTVSQDLESQLQALKAEGCEVIYSEKFTGTKKDRPQFQELLSVLKAGDTLTVTKLDRFARSASDAIETVRELFNKDVKVHILNMGIVENTPTGKLIFTILSGFAEFERDMIIERTQEGKAIAKQKADFKEGRPNKFSKKQIEHALQLLETHSYKQVEEITGISKSTLIRAKKKLV